The Glycine soja cultivar W05 chromosome 8, ASM419377v2, whole genome shotgun sequence genome has a window encoding:
- the LOC114423222 gene encoding leucine-rich repeat extensin-like protein 6 — protein MVNEQRAHLCLQCRNLIWTSSRAFHQCLELQMENTWILTFHLLLLLLHPNAAKGAIGVGVGVGGRGGIGVGIGIGGSVNTPGPSGSNLKSAFTALQAWKSAMTDDPLKILDTWVGPNVCSYRGVFCANSQDDNGIVTTAATESSIVAGIDLNHANLQGTLVKDLSLLSDITLFHLNSNRFSGSLPDTFRDLTSLQELDLSNNQLSGPFPMVTLSMPSLIYLDLRFNNFSGQLPDQLFNKKLDAIFLNNNNFGGEIPDSLGNSPASVINLANNKLSGSIPFSFGFMGSGLKEILFLNNQLTGCIPQGVGIFTEMQVFDVSFNSLMGHLPDTMSCLQDIEVLNLAHNKLSGELSDVVCSLRSLLNLTVAYNFFSGLSQECSRLFSVGFDFSDNCIPGRDMQRPQPDCSIIPGGSLNCLRIPTPKPLVCAALAATLSKHTNSRSFSP, from the coding sequence ATGGTGAATGAACAAAGAGCCCATTTATGTCTTCAATGTAGAAACTTGATTTGGACAAGCTCAAGAGCATTCCATCAGTGTCTTGAGCTCCAAATGGAGAACACCTGGATCCTGACTTTTCACCTTCTCCTCCTCCTGCTCCATCCAAATGCAGCAAAAGGGGCCAttggtgttggtgttggtgttggtggCAGAGGTGGCATAGGTGTTGGCATTGGCATTGGGGGCAGTGTTAACACCCCAGGGCCCTCTGGATCAAACCTCAAGAGTGCCTTCACAGCACTCCAGGCATGGAAATCTGCCATGACCGATGACCCATTGAAGATTCTGGATACTTGGGTTGGTCCCAATGTGTGTTCCTACAGAGGTGTCTTCTGTGCAAACTCTCAGGATGATAATGGAATTGTCACAACAGCAGCAACTGAGTCTTCTATTGTTGCAGGAATAGATCTCAACCATGCAAACCTCCAAGGGACCCTTGTCAAAGATCTCTCTTTGCTCTCTGACATCACTCTTTTCCATCTCAACAGTAACAGGTTTTCTGGCTCACTCCCTGACACATTCAGGGACCTCACTTCACTCCAAGAGTTGGACCTCAGCAACAACCAGCTCTCAGGCCCTTTCCCCATGGTCACTCTCTCCATGCCAAGCCTCATCTACTTGGACCTCAGATTCAACAACTTCTCAGGCCAACTTCCTGATCAACTCTTCAACAAGAAACTTGATGCTATattcctcaacaacaacaactttgGAGGTGAAATTCCAGACAGTTTGGGAAATTCACCTGCCTCAGTCATCAACTTGGCCAACAACAAGTTGAGTGGAAGCATCCCTTTCAGCTTTGGCTTCATGGGTTCAGGACTGAAGGAGATTCTCTTCCTTAACAACCAGTTAACAGGTTGCATTCCACAAGGAGTAGGGATCTTCACTGAGATGCAAGTTTTTGATGTGAGCTTCAACTCACTCATGGGCCATTTGCCTGACACTATGAGTTGCTTGCAAGACATAGAGGTTCTTAATTTGGCACATAACAAGCTTTCTGGGGAGTTATCCGATGTGGTATGCTCTTTGAGAAGCCTATTAAATCTAACTGTTGCTTACAACTTCTTCTCTGGGCTGAGCCAGGAATGTTCAAGGCTATTCAGTGTGGGGTTTGATTTCTCGGATAATTGTATTCCTGGAAGGGATATGCAAAGACCCCAACCGGACTGCTCTATAATCCCTGGTGGTAGTCTCAATTGTCTTAGAATTCCTACTCCAAAACCTCTTGTTTGCGCTGCTCTGGCTGCAACTTTGTCTAAGCACACAAATTCACGTTCCTTTTCTCCCTGA
- the LOC114421168 gene encoding uncharacterized protein LOC114421168, with amino-acid sequence MDPCPFIRLIVESLALKLPSSPAKPPPLSGVHPSTTPCFCKIRINTFPSHTAILPLSSSASSPDTTTSAPAFHLDPAALRRLSSKPLTLTLSVYNGPMGRSCGVRGAKLLGRLHLTINLPAALSRSSANTFHNGWLNLGGGGPHNNNKPSAQLHLVVRSEPDPRFVFQFGGEPECSPVVFQIQGNIRQPVFSCKFSADRNYRSRSLPSDFTKNRSGWRRSSTGEKEHQGRDRKGWMIMIHDLSGSPVAAASMVTPFVPSPGSDRVSRSNPGAWLILRPNGASESSWKPWGRLEAWRERGPVDGLGYKVELFSDNGPANRIPIAEGTMSVKKGGQFCIDYKVIKDAGLGSRLPGEEGFVMGSTVDGEGKVSKPVVQVGAQHVTCMADAALFIALSAAIDLSMDACRLFSHKLRKELCHHEQDSFS; translated from the exons ATGGATCCTTGCCCCTTCATTCGCCTCATTGTGGAATCCCTCGCTCTCAAACTCCCTTCCTCTCCGGCCAAACCCCCACCCCTCTCCGGCGTCCACCCTTCCACCACCCCCTGCTTCTGCAAAATCCGCATCAACACTTTCCCTTCTCACACCGCCATCCTCCCTCTCTCCTCCTCTGCCTCCTCCCCCGACACCACCACCTCCGCCCCCGCCTTCCACCTCGACCCCGCCGCACTCCGCCGCCTCTCCTCCAAGCCCCTCACCCTCACTCTCTCCGTCTACAACGGCCCAATGGGCCGCTCCTGCGGCGTCCGCGGTGCCAAGCTATTGGGCCGCCTCCACCTCACCATAAACCTCCCCGCTGCCCTCTCTCGCTCCAGCGCCAACACCTTCCACAACGGCTGGCTCAACCTCGGTGGGGGTGGGCCCCACAATAACAATAAACCCTCCGCCCAGCTTCATCTCGTTGTCCGGTCCGAACCGGACCCTCGCTTCGTCTTTCAGTTCGGAGGTGAACCGGAATGCAGCCCCGTGGTTTTCCAAATTCAGGGAAATATAAGACAGCCCGTTTTCAGTTGCAAGTTCAGCGCCGATCGCAACTACAGATCCCG GTCTCTTCCATCAGATTTTACAAAGAATCGAAGTGGGTGGAGAAGATCCTCCACAGGTGAGAAAGAGCATCAAGGAAGGGACAGAAAGGGTTGGATGATAATGATTCATGATCTCTCTGGCTCACCAGTTGCTGCAGCCTCCATGGTGACACCGTTTGTCCCATCCCCTGGCTCGGATCGCGTGTCCCGATCGAACCCGGGTGCCTGGCTCATTCTCCGCCCCAACGGCGCCTCAGAGAGTAGCTGGAAGCCATGGGGTCGTCTCGAGGCGTGGCGAGAAAGAGGTCCCGTTGATGGCTTGGGCTACAAGGTTGAGCTTTTCTCTGACAATGGACCAGCCAATAGAATACCCATTGCCGAAGGCACAATGAGTGTCAAAAAGGGTGGCCAGTTCTGCATTGATTACAAGGTCATAAAGGATGCTGGATTGGGTTCAAGGTTGCCAGGGGAAGAAGGCTTTGTGATGGGTTCAACTGTGGATGGTGAAGGCAAAGTTAGCAAGCCTGTTGTGCAAGTTGGGGCGCAGCATGTCACGTGCATGGCTGATGCTGCTCTCTTCATTGCGCTCTCTGCTGCTATTGATCTTAGCATGGATGCTTGCAGACTTTTCTCACATAAACTTAGAAAAGAGCTTTGCCATCATGAACAGGATTCCTTTTCATAG
- the LOC114423053 gene encoding NAC domain-containing protein 75-like isoform X1, translating to MNKIGNLSCVRSSDLIDAKLEEHQLCGSKQCPGCGHKFEGKPDWLGLPAGVKFDPTDQELIEHLEAKVEAKNMKSHPLIDEFIPTIEGEDGICYTHPEKLPGVTRDGLSRHFFHRPSKAYTTGTRKRRKIQNECDLQGGETRWHKTGKTRPVMVNGKQKGCKKILVLYTNFGKNRKPEKTNWVMHQYHLGQYEEEREGELVVSKIFYQTQPRQCNWSDRSATTGEGSGEQQSNNNNNNNGRRDSGSGTCSSSKEINVTHRDEMSAVVGVPPITTFNTALDIQQLKSDHFGFIPFRKGFDEVGIGEACTAREVQASGSCDEVHERHAVHHHQQQQQNQHAQQQIATTASHISRPSLPISTIISPPPLHHASIILDDNSYHVSRIMLQNENFQQQQQQHYKLGGRSASGLEELIMGCTSTDIKAESSIANPQAEWLKYSSYWPDPANMQDHRE from the exons ATGAACAAGATCGGCAACTTGAGTTGTGTTAGGAGCTCTGATCTCATAGATGCCAAGCTTGAAGAGCATCAACTGTGTGGATCCAAACAGTGCCCCGGTTGTGGTCACAAATTTGAAGGGAAGCCG GACTGGCTAGGTCTACCAGCGGGAGTAAAGTTTGATCCAACAGACCAAGAACTCATAGAACACCTTGAAGCCAAAGTAGAGGCAAAGAATATGAAATCACACCCTCTCATAGATGAGTTCATTCCCACTATTGAAGGAGAAGATGGGATTTGTTACACCCATCCTGAGAAACTTCCAG GAGTGACAAGAGATGGCTTAAGCAGACACTTCTTCCACAGGCCATCAAAGGCATACACAACAGGAACGCGAAAGAGGAGAAAGATTCAAAACGAATGCGACTTGCAAGGGGGGGAAACCCGGTGGCACAAGACAGGTAAGACAAGACCAGTGATGGTGAATGGCAAACAAAAGGGTTGCAAGAAGATTCTAGTCCTCTACACCAACTTCGGCAAGAACAGAAAACCTGAAAAGACCAACTGGGTGATGCACCAGTACCATCTGGGTCAGTAcgaggaagagagagaaggagAGCTTGTGGTGTCAAAGATATTCTACCAGACACAACCGAGGCAATGCAATTGGTCAGATAGAAGTGCCACAACCGGTGAAGGAAGTGGAGAACAACAatctaacaacaacaacaacaataatggaAGAAGAGACAGTGGAAGTGGGACTTGTTCTTCTTCTAAGGAAATTAATGTTACTCACAGAGATGAAATGTCTGCTGTTGTTGGGGTCCCTCCCATAACAACCTTCAACACTGCCTTGGATATTCAACAACTAAAATCCGACCATTTTGGCTTCATCCCATTCAGAAAAGGCTTCGATGAG GTTGGAATAGGAGAAGCTTGCACAGCAAGAGAAGTGCAAGCATCAGGGTCATGCGATGAAGTGCATGAACGGCATGCAGtacatcatcatcaacaacaacagcaaaatCAGCATGCGCAGCAACAAATTGCAACCACAGCCTCCCATATCAGTAGGCCTTCGCTTCCAATCTCCACCATCATCTCTCCTCCACCCCTTCACCATGCATCCATCATCCTAGACGACAACTCGTACCATGTCTCCAGAATAATGCTCCAAAATGAAAATTTCCAG caacagcagcaacaacattATAAACTTGGAGGAAGGTCTGCGTCTGGTTTGGAGGAACTCATCATGGGTTGCACTTCAACTGATATCAAAGCG GAGTCATCTATTGCAAACCCACAAGCTGAATGGTTGAAGTACTCTTCTTATTGGCCAGACCCTGCCAACATGCAGGATCATCGTGAGTAG
- the LOC114421137 gene encoding putative dual specificity protein phosphatase DSP8 has protein sequence MKIEELDDGECSRDEEEKCERQIVSVDAKRALVGAGARILFYPTLLYNVLRNKIEAEFRWWDQIDEFLLLGAVPFPKDVPHLKKLGVGGVITLNEPYETLVPSSLYHAHGIDHLVIPTRDYLFAPSFVDINRAVQFIHQNATCGKTTYVHCKAGRGRSTTIVLCYMVEYKHMTPAAALEYVRSRRPRVLLAPSQWKAVQNYNKRRPSPLPYSPSGDAVLITKADLEGYHSTCDAGMELAIVPKMPKTKPMIARLSCLFASLKVSGSSVPMTRRLPVSESRAC, from the exons ATGAAGATCGAGGAATTGGACGATGGAGAGTGTAGTAGGGACGAGGAAGAGAAGTGTGAGAGGCAGATTGTGAGCGTTGATGCGAAGAGAGCGTTGGTTGGAGCTGGTGCTCGGATCCTGTTCTACCCCACACTCTTGTATAATGTGCTTCGTAACAAGATTGAAGCTGAGTTCAGGTGGTGGGATCAAATTGACGAG tttttgttACTGGGCGCTGTTCCGTTCCCCAAAGACGTTCCTCACTTGAAGAAGCTTGGTGTGGGTGGTGTGATTACTCTCAATGAGCCCTACGAAACCTTGGTGCCATCGTCGTTGTATCAT GCTCACGGGATTGATCATTTGGTGATTCCCACCAGGGATTATCTCTTTGCCCCCTCATTCGTGGATATTAACCGGGCTGTGCAGTTCATTCATC AGAATGCAACTTGCGGCAAAACTACTTATGTTCACTGTAAAGCTGGGCGGGGGAGGAGTACAACAATTGTGCTTTGTTATATG GTTGAATATAAGCACATGACACCTGCTGCTGCACTGGAATATGTTCGGTCTCGAAGACCTAGAGTGCTACTAGCACCATCACAGTGGAAG GCTGTTCAAAACTATAACAAGCGAAGGCCTTCTCCTTTGCCATACTCCCCCTCTGGGGATGCAGTACTTATAACCAAAGCTGATCTTGAAGGCTATCATAGCACATGTGATGCTGGGATGGAACTGGCGATTGTTCCTAAAATGCCGAAGACTAAGCCCATGATTGCAAGATTATCTTGCCTGTTTGCATCCTTAAAAGTATCTGGTAGTAGTGTACCAATGACCAGGCGGCTGCCAGTTTCTGAGTCACGTGCTTGCTGA
- the LOC114423053 gene encoding NAC domain-containing protein 75-like isoform X2: protein MNKIGNLSCVRSSDLIDAKLEEHQLCGSKQCPGCGHKFEGKPDWLGLPAGVKFDPTDQELIEHLEAKVEAKNMKSHPLIDEFIPTIEGEDGICYTHPEKLPGVTRDGLSRHFFHRPSKAYTTGTRKRRKIQNECDLQGGETRWHKTGKTRPVMVNGKQKGCKKILVLYTNFGKNRKPEKTNWVMHQYHLGQYEEEREGELVVSKIFYQTQPRQCNWSDRSATTGEGSGEQQSNNNNNNNGRRDSGSGTCSSSKEINVTHRDEMSAVVGVPPITTFNTALDIQQLKSDHFGFIPFRKGFDEVGIGEACTAREVQASGSCDEVHERHAVHHHQQQQQNQHAQQQIATTASHISRPSLPISTIISPPPLHHASIILDDNSYHVSRIMLQNENFQQQQHYKLGGRSASGLEELIMGCTSTDIKAESSIANPQAEWLKYSSYWPDPANMQDHRE from the exons ATGAACAAGATCGGCAACTTGAGTTGTGTTAGGAGCTCTGATCTCATAGATGCCAAGCTTGAAGAGCATCAACTGTGTGGATCCAAACAGTGCCCCGGTTGTGGTCACAAATTTGAAGGGAAGCCG GACTGGCTAGGTCTACCAGCGGGAGTAAAGTTTGATCCAACAGACCAAGAACTCATAGAACACCTTGAAGCCAAAGTAGAGGCAAAGAATATGAAATCACACCCTCTCATAGATGAGTTCATTCCCACTATTGAAGGAGAAGATGGGATTTGTTACACCCATCCTGAGAAACTTCCAG GAGTGACAAGAGATGGCTTAAGCAGACACTTCTTCCACAGGCCATCAAAGGCATACACAACAGGAACGCGAAAGAGGAGAAAGATTCAAAACGAATGCGACTTGCAAGGGGGGGAAACCCGGTGGCACAAGACAGGTAAGACAAGACCAGTGATGGTGAATGGCAAACAAAAGGGTTGCAAGAAGATTCTAGTCCTCTACACCAACTTCGGCAAGAACAGAAAACCTGAAAAGACCAACTGGGTGATGCACCAGTACCATCTGGGTCAGTAcgaggaagagagagaaggagAGCTTGTGGTGTCAAAGATATTCTACCAGACACAACCGAGGCAATGCAATTGGTCAGATAGAAGTGCCACAACCGGTGAAGGAAGTGGAGAACAACAatctaacaacaacaacaacaataatggaAGAAGAGACAGTGGAAGTGGGACTTGTTCTTCTTCTAAGGAAATTAATGTTACTCACAGAGATGAAATGTCTGCTGTTGTTGGGGTCCCTCCCATAACAACCTTCAACACTGCCTTGGATATTCAACAACTAAAATCCGACCATTTTGGCTTCATCCCATTCAGAAAAGGCTTCGATGAG GTTGGAATAGGAGAAGCTTGCACAGCAAGAGAAGTGCAAGCATCAGGGTCATGCGATGAAGTGCATGAACGGCATGCAGtacatcatcatcaacaacaacagcaaaatCAGCATGCGCAGCAACAAATTGCAACCACAGCCTCCCATATCAGTAGGCCTTCGCTTCCAATCTCCACCATCATCTCTCCTCCACCCCTTCACCATGCATCCATCATCCTAGACGACAACTCGTACCATGTCTCCAGAATAATGCTCCAAAATGAAAATTTCCAG cagcaacaacattATAAACTTGGAGGAAGGTCTGCGTCTGGTTTGGAGGAACTCATCATGGGTTGCACTTCAACTGATATCAAAGCG GAGTCATCTATTGCAAACCCACAAGCTGAATGGTTGAAGTACTCTTCTTATTGGCCAGACCCTGCCAACATGCAGGATCATCGTGAGTAG